From a region of the Nonlabens dokdonensis DSW-6 genome:
- a CDS encoding ATP-binding protein: protein MPSYAIILVIVGYLSLLFAIGIWADRRSKSKWVHNPWVYALSLAVYCSAWTYYGSVGIAATSGVSFLTTYLGPVIALPLWILILKRVVLISKQYQVASIADFISLRYGNNRSIGAIVTIICVVAVLPYIALQLKAVSETFDILSDSSKSTSIFTDSTFYIAVLLAVFVALFGTQTTDASRRRSGLVFTVAVESLLKLVFFLIIGIYITFYLFDGTTDIYEQVSALDGFENLATFSNMEASINWYFMIALSFFAIFLLPRQFQVSVVENTSTNHLKKASWVFPLYLLLFNVFVIFIAWAGKLLLSGDVNPDYYTLHLPLEHGHQLLGLMVFLGGLSSVISMVVVSALALSTMISNNLIIPYGFLKVLNKSNPSSNARNIKNIRRVSIFILIIGAYFFYVNFNIQLSLFSIGLIAFVIIAQLAPAFFIGLFWNRGSAAAAKMGILAGSSVTFYTLALPFINEVFVEGSTLVSNGPFDIVLLKPYELFGLDFMPPVTHAFFWSMVFNVMFYLIFSVIKKGNYRERNYAELVVNASSYGDLQENAFVWRGEAYVSEIRKALTRFLGEKRTARALDIFYRKYDLNPQEEKADARLVNFSEKLLTGSIGAASAKLMISSVVKEQPVTLPEVLKILEESKETITANKQLQQQSHDLKRLTNNLQEANEALVEKDRQKDEFLDTVAHELKTPTASIRAASEILADADDMPKELKQKFLNNIVNDADRLAVLITNILDLEKLSSGREIMDKREHLLKNTVTKAVDGIYQLALKKGVQIEVNEVENISMFYDEDRILQVFTNLLSNSIKFVPEGSGLITINTRHNSDKVIMSFEDNGKGIPPEDMQYIFEKFYQSNDQNVKKPIGSGMGLAISRHIIESHNGTINVDPDFKRGARFIVELKTAGK from the coding sequence ATGCCTAGCTACGCCATCATATTAGTGATTGTGGGATATTTATCGCTCTTATTTGCGATAGGGATCTGGGCAGACCGTAGGTCAAAATCTAAATGGGTGCATAATCCATGGGTCTATGCCTTGTCTCTTGCAGTATATTGCAGTGCTTGGACCTATTATGGTAGCGTGGGAATTGCAGCCACCAGTGGTGTAAGCTTCTTAACGACCTATCTAGGTCCAGTGATCGCTTTGCCATTATGGATATTAATTTTAAAACGAGTAGTTCTTATTTCAAAGCAGTATCAAGTCGCCAGTATTGCCGATTTTATTTCGCTACGTTATGGAAACAACCGTTCTATAGGTGCGATAGTAACTATAATTTGTGTTGTTGCTGTTTTACCTTATATCGCCTTACAATTAAAAGCAGTTTCAGAGACTTTTGATATACTCTCAGACAGCTCAAAAAGCACCAGCATTTTTACAGACAGTACTTTTTACATAGCGGTACTGCTTGCGGTGTTCGTGGCGCTTTTTGGAACTCAAACTACTGATGCCTCTCGCAGGCGCAGCGGTCTTGTTTTCACAGTTGCCGTAGAAAGCTTGCTGAAGCTGGTTTTCTTTTTGATCATAGGTATTTATATTACCTTTTACTTGTTTGATGGAACGACCGATATTTATGAACAAGTCTCAGCTTTAGATGGTTTTGAAAATCTAGCCACCTTTTCAAATATGGAAGCCAGTATCAACTGGTATTTTATGATCGCGCTATCGTTTTTTGCGATATTCTTATTGCCTAGACAGTTTCAAGTTAGTGTGGTAGAAAACACCTCAACAAATCATTTGAAAAAAGCAAGTTGGGTATTCCCTTTGTACTTATTGCTCTTTAATGTATTTGTAATTTTTATCGCATGGGCAGGAAAATTATTGCTTTCTGGAGATGTAAACCCAGATTATTATACGCTGCATTTGCCGCTAGAACATGGTCATCAACTTTTAGGATTAATGGTTTTCTTAGGTGGTTTATCGTCCGTGATTTCTATGGTAGTAGTAAGTGCTCTTGCTTTGAGCACCATGATCAGTAATAACCTCATTATTCCATATGGGTTTTTAAAAGTGCTTAATAAGAGTAACCCTAGCAGCAATGCGCGTAATATTAAAAATATACGTAGAGTTTCTATTTTCATCTTGATTATAGGCGCTTACTTTTTCTATGTGAACTTTAATATTCAGTTGTCACTCTTTAGTATAGGGTTAATTGCTTTTGTGATCATAGCACAACTCGCACCTGCCTTTTTTATAGGCTTGTTTTGGAATCGTGGTAGTGCTGCGGCTGCAAAAATGGGAATCCTTGCTGGATCATCAGTTACTTTTTACACACTTGCATTACCTTTTATAAACGAAGTTTTTGTAGAAGGTAGCACCTTAGTAAGCAATGGGCCTTTTGACATAGTACTTTTAAAACCTTATGAACTTTTTGGACTGGATTTTATGCCGCCAGTAACCCATGCATTTTTTTGGTCGATGGTTTTTAATGTGATGTTCTATTTGATTTTCTCAGTGATCAAAAAAGGTAATTACAGAGAGCGTAATTATGCTGAACTTGTTGTTAACGCATCAAGTTATGGAGATTTACAAGAAAACGCCTTTGTATGGCGTGGAGAAGCTTATGTATCTGAAATAAGAAAAGCACTCACACGATTTTTAGGAGAGAAGCGCACGGCTCGAGCACTCGACATTTTCTATCGCAAGTATGATCTGAATCCGCAAGAAGAAAAAGCCGATGCTCGTCTGGTCAACTTTTCAGAAAAACTACTCACTGGTTCTATAGGTGCTGCCAGCGCTAAGCTCATGATAAGCAGTGTGGTAAAAGAACAACCAGTAACCTTACCAGAAGTACTTAAAATCTTAGAAGAAAGTAAAGAAACTATAACTGCAAATAAACAACTACAACAACAATCCCACGATTTAAAAAGGCTTACAAATAATCTTCAAGAAGCAAATGAAGCACTTGTAGAAAAAGACCGTCAGAAAGATGAGTTTCTCGATACCGTAGCACACGAACTTAAAACACCTACAGCTTCCATAAGAGCTGCTAGCGAGATCCTTGCCGATGCTGATGATATGCCGAAAGAACTAAAGCAAAAATTCCTTAACAACATTGTCAATGATGCCGATAGACTGGCGGTTTTGATTACTAATATTCTAGATCTTGAAAAATTATCCAGCGGTCGTGAAATTATGGATAAAAGGGAACACTTGTTAAAAAACACTGTAACTAAAGCAGTGGATGGCATCTATCAACTTGCGCTCAAAAAAGGTGTTCAGATTGAAGTAAATGAAGTAGAAAATATAAGCATGTTTTACGATGAAGACCGCATTCTACAAGTCTTTACAAACTTACTATCTAATAGTATCAAGTTTGTACCTGAAGGCAGCGGCTTGATTACCATTAACACTCGACATAACAGCGATAAAGTTATCATGTCGTTTGAAGATAATGGTAAAGGAATCCCGCCAGAAGATATGCAGTACATCTTTGAAAAGTTTTATCAATCTAATGATCAGAATGTTAAGAAGCCTATCGGCAGTGGTATGGGACTCGCCATAAGCCGTCACATTATAGAAAGTCATAATGGAACCATTAACGTGGATCCTGATTTTAAAAGAGGAGCCCGATTTATAGTAGAATTAAAAACAGCAGGAAAATGA
- a CDS encoding response regulator transcription factor: MKKILIVDDEPNIVMSLEYAFQKQGYHVFIARDGSEALVIMEREHPDVVILDVMMPQVDGYETIKMIKENPAFAKARVIFLSAKSKAADIEKGLNLGADQYFTKPFSVKKLITAVDHLIRI, from the coding sequence ATGAAGAAGATTTTAATAGTAGATGATGAACCTAACATAGTGATGTCACTGGAGTATGCCTTTCAAAAACAAGGTTACCACGTGTTTATCGCTAGAGATGGAAGTGAGGCGCTGGTTATCATGGAACGCGAGCATCCAGATGTTGTTATTCTCGACGTGATGATGCCACAGGTAGATGGTTATGAAACCATTAAAATGATAAAGGAGAATCCCGCTTTCGCGAAAGCGAGAGTCATCTTCCTATCTGCAAAAAGCAAAGCAGCCGATATAGAAAAAGGTCTCAATCTAGGTGCTGACCAATATTTTACGAAACCATTTTCTGTAAAAAAACTCATTACTGCGGTAGATCATTTAATAAGAATATAG